The following coding sequences lie in one Ictalurus furcatus strain D&B chromosome 7, Billie_1.0, whole genome shotgun sequence genomic window:
- the LOC128609893 gene encoding cytochrome P450 7A1 isoform X2, whose amino-acid sequence MAAWILITFLLVGVCFLLSRVCWSRTRRAKEPPLVKGWPFFGVILEYGKNPLGFLQSAQQKNGDIFTCQLVGKYFTFVTDPFSFSAVMRQGKNLDFHKFAMGFSQRVFGHTDFTSPLLSESYRDVHSLFRQTLQGPPLQQLSQNMLGNLQTAFQQCLCSENRWKEEGLQCFTTRIMFEAGFVTLFGKKAGLLQPEGMGAVGSCMQKVKRDFLAFDGAFPALAAGVPIALCRRAWRAREALAKGLLHRELHHRMCISDLIQRRMDAFDRMHLNETEKARTHVCMLWASQANTLPAAFWSLYYTLRNPEAFAAALKEVDLILAQLPNDKPICLSKEQLESMTVLESIIKEALRLSSASIMIRVASDDFILTLDSGQEAAIRKGDYIALYPRLIHLDPDIYPNPLEFKYDRFLDEEGQRQSQFFKNGRQLKHYLVPFGSGASECPGRFFAMNEIKQFLLLALWHYDLQLSELHDTLSPDRTRAGLGILPPSQDVLLRYRARADRYTERAGGENDADDD is encoded by the exons GCGAGCAAAAGAACCTCCACTGGTGAAAGGTTGGCCTTTTTTTGGTGTAATTCTGGAATATGGTAAAAACCCACTGGGCTTTCTGCAATCAGCTCAACAAAAGAATGGAGACATCTTTACATGCCAGCTTGTGGGGAAGTACTTCACCTTCGTCACAGATCCTTTCTCCTTCTCCGCAGTGATGCGCCAGGGGAAAAACCTCGACTTTCACAAATTCGCCATGGGTTTCTCTCAGCGG GTGTTTGGTCATACTGATTTTACATCTCCACTGTTAAGTGAAAGTTACCGAGATGTGCACTCGCTCTTCAGACAAACACTACAAGGTCCACCTCTTCAACAACTAAGCCAGAACATGCTTGGGAACCTGCAGACTGCTTTCCAGCAGTGCCTGTGCAGTGAGAACCGCTGGAAAGAGGAGGGTTTACAGTGCTTCACCACGCGCATCATGTTTGAGGCCGGATTCGTCACTCTTTTTGGTAAGAAGGCAGGGCTTCTTCAGCCAGAGGGAATGGGAGCTGTTGGGTCATGCATGCAGAAGGTAAAGCGAGATTTCCTGGCGTTTGACGGGGCTTTTCCTGCACTGGCGGCTGGTGTGCCTATCGCGCTGTGCAGACGTGCATGGAGGGCTAGAGAAGCGTTAGCTAAGGGACTACTGCACCGGGAGCTTCATCACAGGATGTGCATCTCGGATCTGATTCAGCGCAGGATGGACGCCTTCGATCGCATGCACCTGAACGAGACGGAGAAAGCACGCACACACGTATGCATGCTCTGGGCTTCACAGGCCAACACACTGCCCGCCGCCTTTTGGAGTCTCTACTACACACTGAG AAATCCAGAAGCTTTTGCTGCGGCTCTTAAAGAGGTCGACCTGATCTTGGCACAGTTACCAAATGACAAACCAATCTGCCTGTCCAAAGAGCAACTGGAATCCATGACTGTGCTTG AGAGTATTATCAAGGAAGCTCTACGTCTATCAAGTGCTTCCATTATGATCCGAGTTGCAAGTGACGACTTCATTCTGACACTGGACTCAGGTCAAGAGGCAGCTATTAGGAAAGGAGATTACATTGCTCTCTACCCCCGACTCATACACCTAGACCCTGACATCTACCCGAACCCATTG GAGTTCAAGTATGACCGATTCTTGGATGAGGAAGGTCAAAGGCAGAGCCAATTCTTCAAAAATGGCCGACAGCTGAAGCACTACCTTGTGCCATTTGGTTCTGGTGCCAGCGAGTGTCCGGGTCGTTTCTTCGCCATGAATGAAATAAAGCAATTTCTCCTGCTGGCGCTGTGGCACTATGACTTACAACTCAGTGAGCTTCATGACACACTTTCACCAGACCGTACCCGCGCCGGCCTTGGCATCCTGCCACCTTCACAAGATGTATTGCTTCGATACAGAGCAAGAGCAGACAGGTACACCGAGAGAGCCGGGGGGGAaaatgatgctgatgatgactaa
- the LOC128609893 gene encoding cytochrome P450 7A1 isoform X1, which produces MATWILVAFLAVGVLFLLLRACGSRTRRAKEPPLVKGWPFFGVILEYGKNPLGFLQSAQQKNGDIFTCQLVGKYFTFVTDPFSFSAVMRQGKNLDFHKFAMGFSQRVFGHTDFTSPLLSESYRDVHSLFRQTLQGPPLQQLSQNMLGNLQTAFQQCLCSENRWKEEGLQCFTTRIMFEAGFVTLFGKKAGLLQPEGMGAVGSCMQKVKRDFLAFDGAFPALAAGVPIALCRRAWRAREALAKGLLHRELHHRMCISDLIQRRMDAFDRMHLNETEKARTHVCMLWASQANTLPAAFWSLYYTLRNPEAFAAALKEVDLILAQLPNDKPICLSKEQLESMTVLESIIKEALRLSSASIMIRVASDDFILTLDSGQEAAIRKGDYIALYPRLIHLDPDIYPNPLEFKYDRFLDEEGQRQSQFFKNGRQLKHYLVPFGSGASECPGRFFAMNEIKQFLLLALWHYDLQLSELHDTLSPDRTRAGLGILPPSQDVLLRYRARADRYTERAGGENDADDD; this is translated from the exons GCGAGCAAAAGAACCTCCACTGGTGAAAGGTTGGCCTTTTTTTGGTGTAATTCTGGAATATGGTAAAAACCCACTGGGCTTTCTGCAATCAGCTCAACAAAAGAATGGAGACATCTTTACATGCCAGCTTGTGGGGAAGTACTTCACCTTCGTCACAGATCCTTTCTCCTTCTCCGCAGTGATGCGCCAGGGGAAAAACCTCGACTTTCACAAATTCGCCATGGGTTTCTCTCAGCGG GTGTTTGGTCATACTGATTTTACATCTCCACTGTTAAGTGAAAGTTACCGAGATGTGCACTCGCTCTTCAGACAAACACTACAAGGTCCACCTCTTCAACAACTAAGCCAGAACATGCTTGGGAACCTGCAGACTGCTTTCCAGCAGTGCCTGTGCAGTGAGAACCGCTGGAAAGAGGAGGGTTTACAGTGCTTCACCACGCGCATCATGTTTGAGGCCGGATTCGTCACTCTTTTTGGTAAGAAGGCAGGGCTTCTTCAGCCAGAGGGAATGGGAGCTGTTGGGTCATGCATGCAGAAGGTAAAGCGAGATTTCCTGGCGTTTGACGGGGCTTTTCCTGCACTGGCGGCTGGTGTGCCTATCGCGCTGTGCAGACGTGCATGGAGGGCTAGAGAAGCGTTAGCTAAGGGACTACTGCACCGGGAGCTTCATCACAGGATGTGCATCTCGGATCTGATTCAGCGCAGGATGGACGCCTTCGATCGCATGCACCTGAACGAGACGGAGAAAGCACGCACACACGTATGCATGCTCTGGGCTTCACAGGCCAACACACTGCCCGCCGCCTTTTGGAGTCTCTACTACACACTGAG AAATCCAGAAGCTTTTGCTGCGGCTCTTAAAGAGGTCGACCTGATCTTGGCACAGTTACCAAATGACAAACCAATCTGCCTGTCCAAAGAGCAACTGGAATCCATGACTGTGCTTG AGAGTATTATCAAGGAAGCTCTACGTCTATCAAGTGCTTCCATTATGATCCGAGTTGCAAGTGACGACTTCATTCTGACACTGGACTCAGGTCAAGAGGCAGCTATTAGGAAAGGAGATTACATTGCTCTCTACCCCCGACTCATACACCTAGACCCTGACATCTACCCGAACCCATTG GAGTTCAAGTATGACCGATTCTTGGATGAGGAAGGTCAAAGGCAGAGCCAATTCTTCAAAAATGGCCGACAGCTGAAGCACTACCTTGTGCCATTTGGTTCTGGTGCCAGCGAGTGTCCGGGTCGTTTCTTCGCCATGAATGAAATAAAGCAATTTCTCCTGCTGGCGCTGTGGCACTATGACTTACAACTCAGTGAGCTTCATGACACACTTTCACCAGACCGTACCCGCGCCGGCCTTGGCATCCTGCCACCTTCACAAGATGTATTGCTTCGATACAGAGCAAGAGCAGACAGGTACACCGAGAGAGCCGGGGGGGAaaatgatgctgatgatgactaa